In a genomic window of Littorina saxatilis isolate snail1 linkage group LG6, US_GU_Lsax_2.0, whole genome shotgun sequence:
- the LOC138969469 gene encoding ganglioside GM2 activator-like, which translates to MQNSLVIVLLAGCSVMAVQPADVVRFSMEETKAKEQTNGVDISREETKGRKPKLLGSFQWKNCGSPSKELMVVESLSIAPDPIAIPGTIKINFTAVFNKTVDAPLQVDLKLEKEEFGFWIEVPCIDNLGSCTYSDLCESLSQATCPLPFVQQKVPCKCPFNKGSYKLSNASFNIPTSGVPTGNYRITANLSVKGVFVGCYYIAATLTD; encoded by the exons ATGCAGAACTCTCTAGTGATAGTCCTACTTGCTGGATGTTCGGTCATGGCCGTGCAACCCGCAGATGTCGTTCGTTTTTCCATGGAGGAAACCAAGGCGAAAGAGCAGACGAACGGGGTTGACATCTCCAGAGAAGAGACCAAG GGCAGGAAACCAAAACTTCTGGGATCCTTTCAGTGGAAGAACTGCGGGTCTCCGAGCAAAGAGTTAATGGTTGTGGAGAGTCTGTCCATAGCCCCAGACCCTATCGCCATCCCTGGCACCATCAAGATCAACTTTACAGCCGTTTTTAACAAGACAGTGGATGCACCATTGCAG gtGGACCTCAAATTGGAGAAAGAAGAGTTTGGTTTCTGGATTGAAGTGCCTTGCATTGACAACCTGGGTTCCTGCACCTACTCTGACCTGTGTGAGAGTCTCTCCCAGGCCACCTGTCCTCTGCCCTTTGTCCAGCAAAAGGTGCCCTGCAAGTGCCCCTTTAACAAG GGATCCTACAAGCTAAGCAATGCTAGTTTCAACATACCGACATCTGGTGTACCTACAGGAAATTATCGCATCACTGCCAACCTGTCTGTCAAGGGAGTGTTTGTTGGCTGCTATTACATTGCCGCTACACTGACTGACTAA